In one Gemmatimonadota bacterium genomic region, the following are encoded:
- a CDS encoding tyrosine-type recombinase/integrase: protein MSIDVARLLQASIAPNTAKAYGDALRKLFEYLDGQPLTDDMLAGYLAHLYTRGLAPASVTVVVQAVRFWEKLEHRPSSVGPLTSRTLAGIRREGRNRGRGQVTGLTREAVNLMVDNAVGTNTLAGLRDAALFRVMSDALLRIGEAVAIDCEHVTTEFDGSGRLLLHRSKTDQEGKGASLFLTARTVDAIQQLQQRTGYTEGPLFRRMVKGDRMSDDRLTVDGARLAIKASAEQVGIKGVSGHSLRIGTAQELAQRGATLVELQNAGRWTDSQMPAHYTREQAASKGAVARLLGVD, encoded by the coding sequence TTGTCCATTGACGTCGCGCGACTGCTGCAGGCCAGCATCGCGCCGAACACGGCCAAGGCGTACGGCGATGCATTGCGCAAGTTGTTCGAGTACCTGGATGGGCAGCCGTTGACCGACGATATGCTGGCCGGCTACCTGGCGCACTTGTATACCAGGGGACTTGCGCCGGCTTCGGTCACGGTAGTGGTACAGGCCGTCCGTTTCTGGGAAAAACTGGAACACCGTCCGTCAAGTGTGGGGCCGTTGACGAGCCGAACGCTGGCCGGGATCCGTCGCGAGGGTCGAAACCGGGGCCGCGGCCAGGTAACGGGCTTGACCCGCGAGGCGGTCAATCTCATGGTAGACAACGCCGTCGGTACCAACACGCTGGCCGGGTTGAGAGACGCCGCGCTGTTTCGTGTAATGAGCGATGCGCTTTTGCGGATCGGAGAAGCCGTCGCCATCGACTGCGAGCACGTCACCACCGAATTCGACGGGAGTGGGCGATTGTTGCTGCATCGAAGCAAGACCGACCAGGAGGGGAAGGGTGCCAGCCTCTTTCTGACCGCCCGGACCGTCGACGCGATCCAGCAGTTGCAGCAGCGAACGGGCTACACGGAGGGTCCCCTGTTCCGCCGGATGGTGAAGGGCGACCGGATGAGCGATGACCGGCTGACGGTGGACGGCGCCCGCCTGGCCATCAAAGCGTCTGCGGAGCAGGTCGGGATCAAGGGCGTGAGCGGCCACAGCCTGCGCATCGGAACCGCCCAGGAACTCGCGCAGCGCGGCGCTACCCTGGTCGAATTGCAGAACGCCGGCCGTTGGACCGACAGCCAGATGCCCGCGCACTACACCCGCGAGCAGGCCGCGAGCAAGGGCGCCGTAGCCCGCTTGCTGGGGGTTGACTGA
- a CDS encoding thioredoxin domain-containing protein, whose amino-acid sequence MNDAQQTEQQANRLIHETSPYLRQHALNPVDWYPWGDEALEKARSEDKPVMLSIGYSACHWCHVMAHESFESGETAEIMNRHFVNVKVDREERPDLDEIYMNAVTAMTGSGGWPMTVFLTPGLKPFYGGTYFPPDDRYGRPGFPRILQAVAQFYRERRSDAEEQGEKLKERLVELAGFTSGSETLDTGLLDKAFTGIAASYDATNGGFGTQPKFPPSMTLSFLLREHLRSGRQTALDMAVHSLSKMGNGGIYDHLGGGFHRYSVDAKWLIPHFEKMLYDNALLLRTYTEAFQATGAPPFRKVASETATYVIREMLQPGGGFYATQDADSEGEEGRFFVWTPDQVQDILGEERGRLFARYYGVEEGGNFEHGTSVLHVDVDVEPLAAHLRVAPDELRAIVSEGRRTLFDHREKRVHPGRDEKIMTDWNGLMIGSLARASRVFGEPVWLDAAADSMRFILDALYEDGRLLHTFKDGRARFNGYLDDYAFTVAALLDLYEATFDPDWFTRAEALMDTTIERFWDPEDGGFFFTSDDHETLIVRSKNPYDNAIPSGNAVSVQNLLRLAAFTGRNEYRDRAGQTLSLFTDYMGAAPGGFGQLLCGLSWYLDTPVEIALVGAREDAATRAMLDLIDGTFLPNKVVALHDPSEDDGRAAELIPLLANRAQIDGATTAYVCEQFVCRRPVTTVDGLADLLKRR is encoded by the coding sequence TTGAACGACGCACAGCAGACCGAACAGCAGGCCAACCGCCTGATCCACGAGACCAGTCCCTACCTCAGGCAGCACGCCCTTAATCCGGTGGACTGGTACCCCTGGGGCGATGAGGCTCTGGAGAAAGCCCGGTCGGAAGACAAGCCCGTGATGCTGTCCATCGGCTACTCCGCGTGCCACTGGTGCCACGTCATGGCCCACGAATCCTTCGAGAGCGGAGAAACGGCGGAGATCATGAACCGGCACTTCGTCAACGTCAAGGTGGACCGGGAGGAACGGCCCGACCTGGACGAGATCTACATGAACGCCGTCACCGCCATGACGGGCAGCGGCGGGTGGCCCATGACCGTTTTTCTTACACCCGGCCTGAAACCCTTCTACGGCGGCACCTATTTCCCTCCGGACGACCGATACGGCCGGCCCGGGTTTCCCCGTATCCTTCAGGCCGTGGCCCAGTTCTACCGGGAACGCCGGTCCGACGCCGAAGAACAGGGCGAGAAGTTGAAGGAGCGCCTCGTCGAACTGGCCGGCTTCACTTCGGGCAGCGAGACCCTGGATACGGGACTGCTCGACAAGGCCTTCACCGGGATCGCCGCGTCCTATGACGCCACCAACGGCGGTTTCGGCACGCAGCCCAAGTTCCCCCCGTCCATGACGCTGTCCTTCCTGCTGCGCGAGCACCTCCGGTCCGGGCGGCAGACGGCCCTCGACATGGCCGTCCATTCCCTGTCGAAGATGGGAAACGGCGGCATATACGACCACCTGGGCGGCGGCTTTCACCGCTATTCCGTCGACGCGAAGTGGCTGATCCCCCACTTCGAGAAGATGCTCTACGACAACGCGCTGCTCCTGCGGACCTATACCGAGGCCTTTCAGGCCACCGGGGCCCCCCCGTTCCGTAAGGTCGCTTCGGAAACGGCGACCTACGTGATCCGCGAGATGCTGCAGCCCGGCGGCGGATTCTACGCGACCCAGGACGCGGACAGCGAGGGCGAGGAAGGCCGGTTCTTCGTGTGGACGCCGGATCAGGTACAGGACATCCTCGGGGAGGAAAGGGGCCGCCTGTTCGCCCGGTATTACGGCGTGGAAGAAGGAGGGAACTTCGAACACGGGACCAGCGTGCTGCACGTGGACGTCGACGTCGAGCCGCTGGCCGCCCACCTGCGGGTGGCGCCGGACGAATTGCGGGCGATCGTGTCCGAAGGACGCCGGACCCTCTTCGATCACCGCGAAAAACGCGTGCACCCCGGACGGGACGAGAAGATCATGACCGACTGGAACGGACTGATGATCGGCAGCCTGGCTCGGGCGAGCCGCGTCTTTGGTGAACCTGTCTGGCTCGACGCGGCGGCGGACTCGATGCGGTTCATCCTGGACGCTTTGTACGAAGACGGCCGGCTGCTGCACACGTTCAAGGACGGCCGCGCACGGTTCAACGGCTACCTGGACGACTACGCCTTCACGGTCGCCGCCCTCCTCGATCTATACGAGGCGACCTTCGACCCGGACTGGTTCACCCGTGCCGAGGCGCTCATGGACACGACGATCGAGCGGTTCTGGGATCCTGAGGACGGCGGGTTCTTCTTCACCAGCGACGACCACGAGACGCTTATCGTTCGGTCCAAGAATCCCTACGACAACGCGATCCCCTCGGGCAATGCGGTGAGCGTGCAGAACCTGCTCCGGCTGGCCGCGTTTACCGGCAGGAACGAATACCGGGACCGGGCCGGGCAGACCCTCTCCCTCTTTACGGATTACATGGGCGCGGCGCCCGGGGGCTTCGGCCAGTTGCTGTGCGGACTCTCCTGGTACCTCGACACGCCTGTCGAGATCGCTCTGGTCGGCGCCAGGGAGGACGCCGCCACGCGGGCCATGCTGGACCTGATCGACGGCACGTTCCTGCCGAACAAGGTCGTTGCCCTGCACGATCCGTCCGAGGACGACGGCCGTGCCGCGGAGCTCATTCCGCTCCTCGCCAACCGGGCGCAGATCGACGGCGCGACCACCGCCTATGTCTGCGAACAGTTCGTGTGCCGCCGGCCCGTGACCACGGTGGATGGTCTCGCCGATCTGCTGAAAAGACGCTAA
- a CDS encoding Gfo/Idh/MocA family oxidoreductase — translation MSKYRAGFIGCGGIATAHADGYRHIGNAEIELAAGSDIHPDGEKAQHLAREHGLRIYKDHREMLDREGLDFVSVCTWPRGHCDATIAAAESGAKGILCEKPMAVSLDEADRMIEACEKAGAVLAIGHAHRFSPQAVRARALIQAGEIGEIAMIWGHCTLDLMNNGTHVIDLISYLNGDSPPRWVMGQIDRHRGIEGRRNHPDMPVEDMAIGRVGYENGVVGFIELGERASQSFSFRVIGSDGVIEVNSPAGPPLKILSSYRSDGWHALQLDETYSNVCGELEELVSAVEGRAAHRSEAKTARVALETIMGIFESSARRCALEFPIEVGDFVLERMVRERMV, via the coding sequence ATGAGCAAGTACCGGGCGGGCTTCATCGGTTGCGGCGGCATCGCCACCGCCCACGCGGACGGATACCGACACATCGGTAACGCCGAAATCGAATTGGCCGCCGGATCGGACATCCATCCGGATGGGGAGAAGGCACAGCATCTTGCCCGGGAACACGGTCTCCGGATATACAAGGACCATCGTGAAATGCTGGACCGTGAAGGGCTCGATTTCGTGAGCGTCTGCACCTGGCCCCGCGGACACTGCGACGCGACGATCGCAGCGGCGGAAAGCGGCGCGAAGGGCATCCTGTGCGAGAAGCCCATGGCCGTCTCCCTGGACGAAGCCGACCGGATGATCGAAGCGTGCGAAAAAGCCGGCGCAGTCCTCGCCATCGGCCACGCGCACCGGTTTTCTCCCCAGGCCGTTCGGGCGAGGGCGTTGATCCAGGCGGGGGAGATCGGGGAGATCGCCATGATCTGGGGGCACTGCACCCTCGACCTGATGAACAACGGTACCCACGTCATCGACCTGATCAGCTACCTGAACGGCGACAGCCCGCCCCGTTGGGTCATGGGCCAGATCGACCGCCACCGCGGGATCGAAGGCCGGCGCAACCATCCGGACATGCCGGTCGAGGACATGGCGATCGGACGGGTGGGATACGAAAACGGCGTCGTGGGATTCATCGAGCTGGGCGAACGGGCGAGCCAGTCCTTCTCCTTCCGGGTCATCGGTTCCGACGGGGTCATCGAAGTGAACAGTCCCGCGGGGCCTCCGTTGAAGATCCTGTCCAGTTACCGCTCGGACGGCTGGCACGCGCTGCAACTGGACGAGACTTATTCGAATGTCTGCGGCGAACTGGAGGAACTGGTCTCCGCCGTGGAAGGCCGCGCCGCCCACCGTTCCGAGGCGAAGACCGCCCGCGTGGCCCTGGAAACGATCATGGGCATCTTCGAATCCTCCGCCCGGCGGTGCGCCCTGGAATTCCCCATCGAAGTCGGCGATTTTGTCCTGGAACGCATGGTCAGGGAAAGGATGGTGTGA
- a CDS encoding arginine deiminase family protein — MNTYGCQSMVRPLKKVLVKRPEEAFESQERIDAQWRSLDYLARPDFKRAAAEHRRFTSLLEAAGAEVACLPADGRTGLDSLYTHDPVAAVTGQGVILGRMGKEARMEEPDAQADWYADAEVPVAGRIEPPGGVEGGDVVWLKDDLAVIGLTYRTNGEGIRQFQALLQPRGIDVVAVPMVHWDGPGAVLHLMSVVSMLDADLAAVYERLLPIPFREMLAALGIDLVPVPDEEYDSLGCNVLAVKPRHVLVRGGNPVTAGRMRTAGCVVEEFDGDHICYAGSGGPTCLTRPIYRA; from the coding sequence GTGAACACATACGGATGCCAGTCCATGGTGCGCCCGCTTAAGAAGGTGCTGGTCAAGCGCCCGGAAGAAGCCTTCGAAAGCCAGGAACGGATCGACGCGCAGTGGCGGTCCCTGGACTATCTGGCCCGGCCGGATTTCAAGCGCGCGGCAGCGGAGCACCGCCGGTTCACTTCCCTGCTCGAAGCGGCGGGCGCCGAGGTGGCTTGCCTGCCGGCCGACGGCCGGACGGGACTGGACTCGCTCTATACGCACGATCCCGTGGCCGCCGTGACCGGCCAGGGCGTGATCCTGGGCCGCATGGGCAAGGAAGCCCGCATGGAGGAACCGGACGCCCAGGCGGACTGGTACGCCGACGCGGAAGTCCCCGTCGCGGGACGCATCGAACCGCCCGGAGGCGTCGAAGGCGGCGACGTAGTCTGGCTGAAGGACGACCTGGCCGTCATAGGCCTCACCTACCGCACGAACGGCGAGGGGATCCGCCAGTTCCAGGCCCTGCTGCAGCCACGGGGCATAGACGTCGTGGCCGTCCCCATGGTCCACTGGGACGGCCCGGGCGCGGTGCTGCACCTCATGTCCGTCGTCAGCATGCTGGACGCGGACCTCGCGGCCGTCTACGAACGGCTCCTGCCCATCCCGTTCCGGGAGATGCTGGCCGCCCTGGGCATAGACCTGGTACCGGTGCCGGATGAGGAATACGACAGTCTAGGCTGCAACGTGCTGGCCGTGAAACCGCGCCACGTCCTCGTGCGAGGCGGCAATCCGGTTACGGCGGGCCGCATGCGGACAGCCGGGTGCGTGGTCGAAGAATTCGACGGCGATCACATCTGCTACGCGGGCAGCGGCGGGCCGACCTGCCTGACGCGTCCGATATACCGGGCCTGA
- the ligA gene encoding NAD-dependent DNA ligase LigA — protein MSPAERIEVLRRDIRSHDHRYFVLDDPVISDYDYDMLVTELRDLESAHPDLITPDSPTRRVGGSPSASFPVVRHPVPMLSIGNTYNDEEIRDFDRRIRDLLGPDREYAYAVELKIDGVAVSLRYENGALALGATRGDGEQGDDITANLRTIRSLPLRIPEEQPLLNHIEVRGEVYLPHEGFQALNTLRAEREEPLFANPRNATSGSLKLHDPHSVAERPLRVFIYTLRFEDEAGALAARSELDSHFERLQWLAGQGFPTNREARRFDTIDEVIDFCHAWEERRSSLHYDIDGMVIKVDSIGLHGELGATMKSPRWAIASKFAAQRARTRLTDIRLQVGRTGVVTPVAELEPVFLAGSTISRATLHNEDEIRDKELHIGDTVWIEKGGDVIPKVVSVVENNKREEGATLFKMPTVCPVCETTLVREGDEVAWRCRNEACPAQMHARVTHFTARNAMDIEGFGPAVTEQVLNSGLIGDVGDIYGLTREQLGNLERMGEKSADKLLRGIEATRDRPLDRLLFSLGIPHVGERAARQIAERFRSIDRILGATEDELVAIPEIGPKIAESVVSFFGNEKNLEIVAKLKKAGLRMELEAPPESSAGTWAFADKIVVITGTLSNFTRDEMAGQIAAAGGRVTSSVSKKTDYLVAGDNAGSKLQKAQSLGVEILSEEETEARLSGQRIS, from the coding sequence ATGTCGCCTGCCGAACGCATTGAAGTCCTGCGCCGGGATATCCGGTCGCACGATCACCGGTACTTCGTACTCGACGATCCGGTCATCAGCGATTACGACTACGACATGCTGGTGACCGAGCTGCGGGACCTGGAGTCGGCCCATCCCGACCTGATCACCCCCGATTCGCCCACCCGGCGCGTCGGGGGGTCGCCTTCCGCTTCCTTTCCCGTCGTCCGGCACCCCGTGCCCATGCTCTCCATCGGAAACACGTACAACGATGAGGAGATCAGGGATTTCGACCGGCGCATCCGCGACCTGCTGGGCCCGGATAGGGAGTACGCCTACGCGGTCGAATTGAAGATAGACGGGGTGGCCGTGAGCCTGCGCTACGAAAACGGCGCGCTGGCCCTGGGCGCCACGCGTGGAGACGGCGAACAGGGCGACGACATCACCGCGAACCTGCGGACCATCCGTTCCCTTCCCCTGCGGATTCCCGAGGAACAGCCGCTGCTCAACCATATCGAGGTGCGGGGCGAGGTGTATCTCCCGCATGAGGGGTTCCAGGCGCTGAACACCCTGCGTGCGGAACGGGAAGAGCCGCTCTTCGCGAACCCACGGAACGCCACGTCCGGCTCGCTGAAGCTCCACGATCCGCACTCCGTCGCCGAAAGACCCCTCAGGGTGTTCATCTATACGCTGCGCTTCGAGGACGAAGCCGGCGCACTCGCGGCGCGTTCCGAGCTGGACAGTCATTTCGAGCGGCTGCAATGGCTGGCCGGCCAGGGATTTCCCACCAACCGGGAAGCCCGGCGATTCGACACGATAGACGAGGTGATCGATTTCTGCCACGCATGGGAGGAACGCCGGTCGAGCCTGCACTACGATATCGACGGCATGGTCATCAAGGTCGACTCCATCGGACTGCACGGCGAACTCGGCGCCACGATGAAGAGCCCCCGATGGGCCATCGCCAGCAAGTTCGCCGCGCAACGCGCCAGAACGCGTCTCACGGACATCCGGCTCCAAGTCGGCCGGACCGGCGTAGTGACCCCGGTCGCCGAGCTCGAACCGGTGTTCCTGGCCGGTTCGACGATCAGCCGGGCCACGCTCCACAACGAGGATGAGATCCGCGACAAGGAACTGCACATAGGCGATACCGTTTGGATCGAAAAAGGCGGGGACGTCATCCCCAAGGTCGTTTCCGTCGTCGAAAACAACAAGCGGGAGGAAGGGGCCACGCTTTTTAAGATGCCCACGGTATGTCCCGTCTGCGAAACGACGCTCGTGCGGGAGGGAGACGAGGTGGCTTGGCGTTGCAGGAACGAAGCCTGTCCGGCGCAGATGCACGCGCGGGTCACTCATTTCACCGCCCGGAACGCCATGGACATCGAAGGGTTCGGACCGGCCGTCACCGAGCAGGTATTGAATAGCGGCCTGATCGGGGACGTGGGCGACATCTACGGATTGACCCGCGAGCAGCTCGGGAACCTGGAACGCATGGGCGAGAAATCCGCCGACAAACTGCTGCGGGGCATCGAGGCCACCAGGGACCGCCCCCTGGACCGACTGCTCTTCAGCCTGGGCATCCCCCACGTGGGCGAACGGGCCGCCCGGCAGATCGCCGAGCGGTTCCGCTCCATCGACAGGATCCTCGGCGCCACGGAGGACGAATTGGTCGCCATACCCGAGATTGGTCCGAAGATCGCGGAAAGCGTCGTCTCTTTCTTCGGCAACGAAAAAAACCTCGAGATCGTCGCAAAGCTGAAGAAAGCCGGTCTCCGCATGGAACTGGAAGCGCCACCGGAAAGCAGTGCGGGTACCTGGGCGTTCGCGGATAAGATCGTCGTCATCACGGGAACCCTGTCGAACTTCACAAGGGACGAGATGGCCGGGCAGATCGCGGCCGCGGGCGGACGGGTGACGTCCAGCGTGAGCAAGAAGACGGACTACCTGGTTGCCGGCGATAACGCCGGTTCCAAGCTTCAGAAGGCCCAGTCCCTCGGTGTCGAGATCTTGAGCGAGGAAGAAACCGAAGCCCGCCTCTCAGGACAGCGGATATCGTGA
- the secD gene encoding protein translocase subunit SecD: MQWKQVRIVLIVVVIFTALWYVFPSVRTSDYWQYAPVQTALTPEQIEAIDSDPLLVGEDKAMLKELNLTKADRDRLQDQSIRLGLDLQGGVHIKLEVDKSNLPEEEAVDVVERAMQVISNRVNEFGVTEPIIQQEGEDRIIVELPGLKDIDRAMTLINQTAQLEFKLLRDGGELRSVVERIDALLAARDPAGAPADTNALIPEVDASAERNPFLTLIDLSDNEIIVPASNIARVDEILAQPQVQSFIPEGAEIRGGVMRTTASGQRVRSYYYMNAQPELTGAVLADAYPQTGSGSDIGSMGVASVGFTTTDDGARTFSRVTGNNIGRRLAIVLDGRVFSAPVIQGRIPNGRGEITGINSLEDARDLAIVLRAGALPAPMEIISKYVVGPSLGEDAINSGKWASILGLIAVMIFMAVYYRTAGFIANFALILNLLFLLAVLGAFQATLTLPGIAGIILTMGMSVDANILIFERIKEEIKAGQKTIRQAVDSGYGNALRTIVDANITTLITAFALYEFGTGPIKGFAVTLGFGILISMFTAIFITRSLFDALIDRWQLAQVSIGRTDPFGRLFFGFMRFGKLAFLITWCVIAIGLGTIVVRGGVNWGVDFQSGSLIEMRFDPPVQVQDIRGALGNVSIENQAVDLSQSEIKVIGEEDNILIRAAASDWNEQQIASAVKTTLREQFPENLKGEEEDWLRQEYNVSPKIGKELTVDAMGAVGASIIGIVLYITIRFRQVNGFRFGIGTIVALIHDVLIVLAMLTLVGEELTMAVVAALLTVVGYSTNDTIVVYDRIRESLGRTRTEGFSGVVDRSINECLNRTMMTSLTVLLVLVFLLAGSASTNWGFALALTFGVITGTYSSIFIASPIVVWWQNWIAKKREEIRRARKSSRSSVARTG; encoded by the coding sequence ATGCAGTGGAAACAAGTACGCATCGTCCTTATTGTCGTTGTAATCTTCACCGCGCTGTGGTACGTCTTCCCTTCCGTCAGAACATCTGACTACTGGCAATACGCCCCCGTCCAGACCGCCCTTACCCCGGAACAGATCGAAGCGATCGACTCGGATCCCCTGCTGGTCGGGGAAGACAAGGCGATGCTCAAGGAACTGAATCTGACCAAGGCCGACCGCGACCGGCTGCAGGACCAGTCCATCCGTCTGGGCCTGGACCTCCAGGGCGGGGTGCATATCAAACTTGAAGTGGACAAATCCAACCTGCCGGAGGAAGAAGCCGTTGACGTGGTGGAACGGGCCATGCAGGTCATCTCGAACCGCGTCAACGAATTCGGCGTCACCGAACCGATCATCCAGCAGGAAGGCGAAGACCGCATCATCGTCGAGCTGCCGGGACTGAAGGATATCGACCGGGCCATGACGCTGATCAACCAGACCGCCCAGCTGGAGTTCAAGCTGCTGCGCGACGGCGGCGAACTTCGGTCGGTCGTCGAGCGCATAGACGCCCTGCTGGCGGCCCGGGATCCCGCGGGCGCCCCGGCGGATACGAACGCCCTGATACCCGAAGTGGACGCTTCGGCGGAACGCAATCCCTTTCTGACCCTCATCGATCTCTCCGACAACGAAATCATCGTACCGGCGAGCAACATCGCCCGGGTAGACGAGATCCTGGCCCAGCCCCAGGTGCAGAGCTTCATTCCGGAAGGCGCGGAGATCCGCGGCGGGGTGATGCGGACGACGGCCAGCGGACAGCGCGTCAGGTCCTATTACTACATGAACGCCCAGCCGGAACTGACCGGAGCGGTACTGGCGGACGCCTATCCTCAGACCGGCTCAGGCAGCGATATCGGCAGCATGGGCGTGGCGTCGGTCGGTTTCACGACCACGGACGACGGCGCCAGGACCTTCTCCCGCGTTACGGGGAACAACATCGGCCGGCGCCTGGCCATCGTGCTGGACGGCCGGGTGTTCTCCGCGCCGGTCATCCAGGGGCGCATACCCAACGGCAGGGGCGAGATCACCGGCATCAACTCGCTGGAGGACGCCAGGGACCTCGCCATCGTCCTGCGCGCCGGCGCCCTGCCCGCTCCCATGGAGATCATCAGCAAGTACGTCGTGGGACCGTCCCTGGGCGAGGACGCCATCAACTCCGGCAAGTGGGCCTCGATCCTGGGCCTCATCGCCGTCATGATCTTCATGGCCGTGTATTACAGGACGGCCGGCTTCATCGCCAATTTCGCCCTGATCCTGAACCTCCTCTTTCTCCTGGCCGTCCTCGGCGCCTTTCAGGCGACGCTGACGCTGCCCGGCATCGCGGGAATCATCCTGACCATGGGCATGTCGGTGGACGCCAACATCCTCATTTTCGAGCGGATCAAGGAAGAGATCAAAGCGGGACAGAAAACGATCCGGCAGGCCGTGGACAGCGGTTACGGGAACGCGCTCCGCACCATCGTGGACGCCAACATCACCACCCTGATCACCGCCTTCGCCCTGTACGAGTTCGGCACCGGTCCCATCAAGGGATTCGCCGTGACGCTGGGATTCGGCATCCTGATCAGCATGTTCACGGCCATCTTCATCACGCGGTCCCTCTTCGACGCGCTCATCGACCGGTGGCAACTCGCGCAGGTCAGCATCGGCCGGACCGATCCCTTCGGCCGCCTGTTCTTCGGGTTCATGCGGTTCGGCAAGCTGGCGTTTCTGATCACCTGGTGCGTGATCGCCATCGGCCTGGGGACCATCGTCGTGCGCGGCGGGGTGAACTGGGGCGTGGACTTTCAAAGCGGTTCGCTGATCGAGATGCGGTTCGATCCGCCGGTGCAGGTGCAGGATATACGCGGCGCACTGGGTAACGTCAGCATCGAGAACCAGGCCGTCGACCTGAGCCAGAGCGAGATCAAGGTGATCGGCGAGGAGGACAACATCCTGATCCGGGCGGCCGCCAGCGACTGGAACGAGCAGCAGATCGCATCGGCCGTGAAAACGACGCTCCGGGAACAGTTCCCCGAAAACCTCAAGGGCGAGGAGGAGGACTGGCTGCGGCAGGAATACAACGTCAGTCCCAAGATCGGCAAGGAACTCACGGTAGACGCCATGGGGGCCGTGGGGGCTTCCATCATCGGCATCGTCCTCTACATCACCATACGGTTCCGGCAGGTCAACGGCTTCCGGTTCGGCATCGGGACGATCGTTGCGCTGATCCACGACGTGCTCATCGTACTGGCCATGCTCACCCTCGTGGGCGAGGAGCTGACCATGGCGGTCGTGGCGGCCCTGCTGACCGTGGTGGGGTATTCGACGAACGACACTATCGTGGTCTACGACCGCATCAGGGAGAGCCTGGGACGAACCCGGACGGAAGGGTTTTCCGGCGTGGTGGACCGGAGTATCAACGAATGCCTGAACCGGACCATGATGACTTCGCTCACCGTCCTCCTGGTCCTGGTCTTCCTGCTGGCCGGCAGCGCGTCGACCAACTGGGGCTTCGCCCTGGCGCTGACCTTCGGCGTCATCACCGGTACCTATTCTTCGATCTTCATCGCCAGCCCCATCGTGGTCTGGTGGCAGAACTGGATAGCGAAGAAGCGCGAGGAAATCCGACGCGCCAGAAAGTCATCGCGGTCAAGCGTCGCCCGCACCGGTTAG
- a CDS encoding DUF1801 domain-containing protein, whose amino-acid sequence MSDLKTRPNDASVEVFIDAVDHPRRREDARVLLDLMRRVTGEDPVMWGPSIVGFGSYHYRYASGQEGDWPIAGFSPRRQNLSIYIMPGFEEYGALLSRLGKHKTGKSCLYVNKLADVDMDVLEALVRAAVAEMKRRYPG is encoded by the coding sequence ATGTCCGATCTCAAGACCCGGCCCAACGACGCCAGCGTGGAAGTGTTCATTGACGCGGTGGACCATCCGCGCAGACGGGAAGACGCCCGTGTCCTGCTGGATCTAATGCGACGGGTGACGGGCGAAGACCCTGTGATGTGGGGACCGAGCATCGTGGGATTCGGAAGTTATCACTACCGGTACGCGAGCGGACAGGAAGGCGACTGGCCCATCGCGGGGTTTTCGCCGCGCAGGCAGAACCTGTCGATTTACATCATGCCCGGTTTCGAGGAATACGGCGCGTTGCTCTCCCGCCTGGGCAAGCACAAAACCGGCAAGTCCTGCCTGTACGTCAACAAACTGGCCGACGTGGACATGGACGTGCTGGAGGCCCTGGTGCGGGCTGCGGTTGCGGAGATGAAACGAAGGTATCCGGGCTGA